Within Candidatus Sericytochromatia bacterium, the genomic segment CGTCCGCTTAGAAGGCGGATGCTCTATCCAGCTGAGCTACGGGCGCAAAATGGAGCGGGAGACGGGACTCGAACCCGCAACAACCTGCTTGGAAGGCAGGTACTCTACCATTGAGTTACTCCCGCGAAACGGTGGAATGGTCGGGACGACTGGATTCGAACCAGCGACCCTCTGCTCCCAAAGCAGATGCGCTACCAAGCTGCGCTACGTCCCGCCGAAGCGAGTCTACAAGATGTGAGGGGGGCTGTCAAACAGGCCCGTGCAGCGTTTCACCGCTTCCCGCGAGCAGGGCGATGAAGCGATGCAGGAATTCGACTTCCTTGCGCGACATCTCCACGAAGGCGACGCCGATTCGCTGCCCCCCTTCGATCGGGCCCGCATGGATCACGCGCACGATGGCACTGATCTCGTTCTCGTCCTGACGCATCAGGAGCACACTGTGCATGCCGACCGGCGGCGCATCCGGGGCCAAGATCTCGGCGCCTCCAAAGCTGATGTTGGAAATTTCAACCGGTGCGTTGATGGTGTGTTCGGCCGAAATATAAATCAGCAACCCCGGCATGCTGACGTCATAACGAGCCTCTCGGCGGCGTTGCACCCGTCGCATCGCGCGTGGCCGTTCCAGGATGAGCACCATCACGGGCATCATCTGAACGCCGATCAGCTTGGAGGTGAAGTGATACAGCCCCTCCGGCGTGAAGACCTCGCCTTGCACGGGCGTGCCAGGTTCGGCGGCCGGCTTCTCACGCGAGGTGCTGGCCACCAGCATCGCGTCCGCCCCCATGTTGACGATGAGACCTTTGAGCGTCTCCTCGCCGATGCGCAGGCGCAGCGCTTGGTTGATGGTGATATGGTCGGCGTACATCGGAGATTCTGGCTTGGGCCGCGGCCCCGTCATCCTAACACGCCCAGCGCCGCGCGCAGGTGACCCTCGCACTTGCGAGGCGCCTCTTCAGCGACGAGGATGGGGGCATGCCCCGTCCCCGCTCACTTCCACCCGCCGCGCGTCGCCGGGCCGCCCCACTGGCCCGGCTGGCCCTGTGGTCGGGCGGTTTCTTGGGGACCTATGCGGCGGGCCTGGCCACGCTGGGGGCCTTGCAGGCGCCGGACCCTTGGATCCCCGTGGGAGCGGGGCTGCTCACGGCTGTGGTGTTTCAGGTGGTGGGGCGGAAACGCCTGGCCACTCTGGGGCCATCGCAGGCTCACCTGCGCGCCGATGAACGCCTCTCGCGGGCGCTGGACGCTGCGACCGACGCCGAGCAGGTGGCGTCGTTGGTGGCTGGCACGCTTCATCAGGTGGTGCGTCCCACGCAGGGGTTCGTTTGGTTGCTGGATGCGGAGCGTCGCGTGTATCACCTGGCCGCCTGCATCGGCTTGCCCAGCAGTTTCGATGTGCTCTCCGATGACCAGGTACGAGCCTGGCTCGCCGCGGTCGGAGGCGCGCCTGACATGACGCCC encodes:
- a CDS encoding PilZ domain-containing protein, giving the protein MYADHITINQALRLRIGEETLKGLIVNMGADAMLVASTSREKPAAEPGTPVQGEVFTPEGLYHFTSKLIGVQMMPVMVLILERPRAMRRVQRRREARYDVSMPGLLIYISAEHTINAPVEISNISFGGAEILAPDAPPVGMHSVLLMRQDENEISAIVRVIHAGPIEGGQRIGVAFVEMSRKEVEFLHRFIALLAGSGETLHGPV